The DNA sequence CAcctgggatcttgttaaaatgcaggttcttattccacaggcctggggtggggcctgagagtctgcatttctagccAGCTCCCAGGTGACACTTAGACTTCTGGTCCTGGTGGGACCACTCTGATGAGCCAGGCCCTGATGGGCCTCTCCGGAACTTCATTTtggattgctgggtcacagggtatgGGTTGATCTAATTCGATAAATATTGCCCATCTGCTCTGCAGTCCAGCTCTACCACCTTATCCTCTACCAGCAGACACAGGAGGGTGGAAGGTATATATTTatgtggggaagggcagaaggtcTCCTTGCTTCTTCCCAAGCCCTTCCTGCCCTCATCCCCACAATATGCCCAGTCCAGTCCAAAACCTCTTCTCTCCCTTAATCAGAATGGCCCCGAGACTCTGGAGTGATGTCGCTGGCCAGCAATGACCAGCCAAGTCCATGAGAGACCCAGGACTGGCATCCTGGCTTCATCCCTGACAGGAGCTTTTAGGAACAGGCATCGAGAAGCCCCAGTGTCTTCCATTTGGTTGTATTTCCTCCATTGCGTTTGCTGGAGTTGCCCACTGGGGTgaaccaggattcaaaccagCTGGCTTTGTGCTGGCAAACGGCAATCCCAAGTCTGactcctcatctctaaaatgggatgGCATAGCTATAGTGTGTGGCATGAGGAGTCAGTCCAGGAATTTTGCCCACATGCCACAAGCCCCACAGGGGCCCTTAAACAGGTGTTCTTGCCTTGGTTTTACCCTTGAGGAGAAGGAAATTTAAGAAGGTTTAACAATTTCCACCAGGGCCATGGAGCTAGAAAGTAACAgtgctgggattcaaacccaccCTCAGCTAATACCCCAGGGCTCATGCGAACCAGGAGGCTTCAGCACCTCCATGTCCCCCCTTGCCCTTCCTACCAGGCCACATTTGAGGCAGAACCACAAGGAAACAGTAAGGAAGGGCTGTGTCTAGGGTTTGGGGTACCAACGCTGAAGGCCTCTGACTGGTGGCCTGCGTGGTTATGAAACCCCACAGCAAAGGGCTTTTAGCAAAAATAAACTTAGGCTCTAGGAGCTGGTTCCCATGGCCTGAATGttcaggcagcaggagaggggaaCTTTGGTTCTAGGGTTTCAGGAGCAGAAATTTTAGGGTTAGACATCTAGTGGGGTCACGACTGGAAGACAGGGAGGGTCAGGAACTGGGTAGGGGTCCGGCGGGTGGGTCTGAGCCATGGATAAAACTATCTCCCATGTGCCTTGCTTGGGAATAACAGATCACGGTTTTGTTTGGAGGGTTAGCTGCTGTGTGAAGGGCCAGGATGCTGGGCACGAAGGGATGCCCCCTTCCAGACCTTTCTGGAGCAGTGAGCAGCAGTCGGGACAGCTACAGAAACCCTGGGCTCTGCTTTCTCCATTCACACAGCTGTTCAGGAATCTCCTGGCGCCAGGCCCCAGCCCCAAACATTTCACAATCAGGAGAGCTCAACATGTGCGCGTTTCGAGATTTCATGTCACATGACCTTTTACATCTCATCCACACCCATCCACCCCTGTTTACCATCGGAGGGCCAAAACTGTATGCATTTCTCTGAAGCCTTTCTCTGAAGGCCTAGGGAagcttcctcttcccctttcaaCCCCCTTCAGGGTCAAAAGACCCTTTGAGCCTACAGATTATTCTCAGACTTCAATATAAGATCTTACAGTTTTCTGGTCTTTACAAAGTCCCTCACACAAAGATGGTATTGCCTTTGACTCACCACAACCCCATGACAGGGCTGGAACCCActaaatccaaaagaattaatTGGGCATGGCCACATATTGTGTGGGGAAATGGGACTTCTTGTTCATTTTTCCATCACAGACCTTAGGAATCTTAAAGTAGGTCTCCTCTGGGATGCTCACTACCCTAGTTGGCCCACTTCCCAGACTTGGGGATGCTCACTGAGGCAGAAGGTAGGCAGTCAGGAGTGGGGGATGTCTGGGCAGAAAGGAGTGGGAGGTGAGTTAGTTGAGGTCTCATGGGGTTCCTGGTCAGCCCTCTCTCAGCTAGGTTTCTGTCAGTGGGCCCTTTCTAGAGcttggggaaagagggagggtTAGTGGAAAGAATGGCCAGCCCAGGGCTACCTAGCTAGAAGTTCCCAATGATCTGCACCTGAGACATCTGAGAGCTTCAAGAAAAAACGGCTGCCAGTTGCTAAGGGAGCCCTGATGGTGTCACCATACCCTTGTGGGAACTCTCTGCAGCTCAGCCAAGCTCTGGCCCCACTCACCCTTCCGCCCTGCCCCTCTTCTCAAAGCCCCTGATGCCCCACACCAAGTACCTGTAACATCGGCTGGAGGGAGGTGGCTAGAGGTGAGGCCAGACTCCCTGGCTAGCTCTAGCCACATCACGCCTGGCCCAAGCAGGGCTAGGGACTGGAGGGATGGGGAAGGGTTGGTGGGGGGGCTGCTGAAGccactgccctccccctccctggggCCTCAGGCCCTAGGCCAGGGCTCAAGAGACACAGGCAGCGGCATGGGGTTGCCCTTCTATTGGTCCAAGTCCTGAGTGTAGTCTGGGTGAGACATGGAGGTGAGGAGGCCCACGAGGCTCAGCAGCGTGGAGAAAAGCAGCAGGAAGGAGGCGGAgaagagcagggtggggagggcgcTGAGCATCAGCAGCAGGACGGCGGGCAGCAGGTGGCGCCACACTGCGGCCATGACGGGCCACAGGGAGCTCAGCAGGTAGGAGCCGGTGGTGAAGAGCGCATGGCAGAGCATCAGGGCCAGCAGCAGGTAGAGGAAGCCCTCCAGCCCCCACAGCACACGCTGGAGTGGCTGCCGCCAGCCCGACGTGGCCCACCACTGGACCCAGCTCCGCGGCACGTAGCACAGGCACCAGCGCACCCAGTCCTGCCGCGTGACCCAGGCCGACCAGGGCGTGGCCCGAGGTGGCCCCTCACCGGCCCCGATGGCATCTGTCTCCACTTGTGGCTGCTGCGTCATGGCTGGTGCACCTGGGAAGAGGGCCAGGCCAGCTGCAGCAGCAGCCCTGGAGGCGCCTGGGACCTCCAGGCATATGGGAGTGCAGGGGTCGGGAGGGTACCAGCATGCATGGGCTGGGGCTTTGAGCTGGGGCCTGGGTCTTACCTCTAGGCAGAGCCCCCTATGTCATGTTGCTTCCTGCAGCACCCAGGATGGCCTAGGAGCCCAAGCAGAGCCCCCAGTGTCCCTCACCCCCCTTCCCGGCCTGCCCCCCGCTGAGGATCCCCATTGTGacccgggtgggggtggggttcagCCAAGAGAGGAGCCACTGCAGGATGGGAG is a window from the Meles meles chromosome 16, mMelMel3.1 paternal haplotype, whole genome shotgun sequence genome containing:
- the TMEM239 gene encoding transmembrane protein 239 encodes the protein MTQQPQVETDAIGAGEGPPRATPWSAWVTRQDWVRWCLCYVPRSWVQWWATSGWRQPLQRVLWGLEGFLYLLLALMLCHALFTTGSYLLSSLWPVMAAVWRHLLPAVLLLMLSALPTLLFSASFLLLFSTLLSLVGLLTSMSHPDYTQDLDQ